In Terriglobia bacterium, the following proteins share a genomic window:
- a CDS encoding carboxypeptidase-like regulatory domain-containing protein has protein sequence MTKTFKGAGWACVLALGVLFSASPVWSQTASLSGTVLDPANASVAGAQVTIAQEGTGLTRTTATEADGRYVFAQLPPGKYKIEVKAQGFKTAAREHVEVLVGITSTLDIHLAVGAVTETMVVTEMVAALNTTDASIGTPISGKEVSSLPQLDMNPAGLLSLQTGVAFIPTKSDLPGGYGGTNDQDGRSGSVNGARSDQTNVTLDGVDANDPQKGYAFTTVLRVPQDSLAEFRTTTTSYDADSGGRSSAAQVQLVTKSGTNNIHGTAYYAHRNEAFNANDFFLNQAGIKEPKFRHHLFGGSAGGPVIKDRVFIFGNYERLKESLFTSAERSVPSVAFRDGVFFYQCTDVPGNAPCVPPAGGFVQGVSGASYGMDANLQPCRSAAAGCGAIPAGYYALSPAEIQAIDPAGIGVNPAVLQQDALFPDPNSSGSFDALNILGYRFGAPVENRFNTAFVRVDVHLDRADKHTLFWRGSLMHDTVSTDPQFPGESSRQTLLNNNKGYAIGYTAILTPRIVNNFRYGLTRISDKSSGIRNQEFVNFRFIDDLQGYETGEVYNKTNGRILPQHHFRDDVSWTRGVHEFSFGGEMRFTRNATFNNSNSYHQFLINPSWMADGARAIEPGNGNCDRAGCFAVPANASGRSFRDALTQLLGPITEITASYNFDKTGATLPEGQPVERRFAVNEYELYAQDRWRMRSDLTLTFGLRYYLPSPPWETNGNQVVPTPSLNTWMTCREQAMNKGLPTSSCGLISLDLGGPANGKPGYYSWDKNNFSPRAAFAWTPRFKDGLLGKIFADGKMSIRGGYGLVYDRIGNGLATSFDQTGSFGLSTNIDSQLGGCGFSATDSSSTGGVACARYSGPFDTAAAKAQSLQPSPGGGFPTTPPSGLLTVTAGLDDKIRTPYAHTFDFSIARQMPWNMTLEAAYVGRRGRKLSMIRDYGMPADMKDPATGVSALQAARGLVGYAEQHANDPYQGLLTIGSIPYWQDIFPAFGPTGINGGCLQFNVFGLTTNADSSPVGSGGLPCGYSATQVAYDYMIGYHGTAAGGSGFGASTFWQDVDYGGLYIANSGMPAYPTCASGTDLNGDGFKDCPNSYFPAQYVNLHTWTTIGWSEYHALQLNLRKQTTHGISFVLNYTFSKSLDTSSTPERQDIIGGAWTGGYTGTTINAWDIAQEYSYSDFDSRHQLNGYYIVDLPFGSGKRLGGSAAGWLNQIIGDWQISGIVHANSGLPANIVNGRTWPTNWDLQGNATCAPAGAYPFGLATGPCPATQNVHGPKPNMFANPSAALAMFRFTAPGFRGQRNVIRGDKYFSTDMGISKKFKLPREGMSLNFRWEIFNLTNSAYFDTGGNNPVSSSIEDSATFGDYHSTLGSSRQMQATLRLIF, from the coding sequence CGCGCACGACGGCAACAGAGGCGGATGGAAGATACGTGTTCGCGCAATTGCCTCCGGGAAAATACAAGATCGAAGTGAAGGCGCAGGGATTCAAGACCGCGGCTCGCGAACATGTCGAGGTTCTCGTCGGCATCACCAGTACGCTCGATATCCACCTTGCGGTCGGTGCGGTCACCGAAACGATGGTGGTGACGGAGATGGTGGCGGCGCTGAACACGACGGACGCCAGCATCGGAACACCTATTTCCGGAAAGGAAGTGTCCTCGCTGCCGCAACTGGACATGAATCCGGCGGGGCTGCTCAGCTTGCAGACCGGTGTGGCCTTCATCCCTACGAAATCGGACTTGCCGGGCGGTTACGGAGGGACGAACGACCAGGACGGGCGCAGCGGGTCGGTGAACGGGGCGCGCAGCGACCAGACCAACGTGACGCTGGACGGAGTGGACGCGAACGACCCGCAGAAGGGCTATGCGTTCACGACCGTGCTGCGCGTACCGCAAGACTCGCTGGCGGAATTCCGGACCACCACCACGAGTTATGACGCGGACTCCGGAGGACGCTCCTCGGCGGCGCAGGTGCAACTGGTGACCAAGAGCGGCACGAACAATATCCACGGTACGGCCTACTACGCTCACCGCAACGAAGCGTTTAACGCCAACGACTTTTTCCTCAACCAGGCCGGTATCAAGGAGCCGAAATTCCGCCACCACCTCTTCGGCGGGTCCGCGGGTGGACCGGTGATCAAGGACCGGGTGTTCATCTTCGGCAATTACGAGCGGTTGAAGGAATCGCTGTTTACCTCCGCCGAACGCAGTGTTCCCTCCGTGGCCTTTCGCGATGGAGTCTTCTTTTATCAGTGTACCGACGTGCCCGGCAATGCCCCTTGCGTGCCGCCTGCCGGCGGGTTTGTACAGGGCGTCAGCGGTGCTTCCTATGGAATGGACGCAAACTTGCAGCCCTGCCGCTCCGCCGCGGCGGGTTGCGGGGCCATTCCGGCGGGGTATTACGCGCTGAGCCCGGCGGAGATCCAGGCCATTGACCCGGCGGGAATTGGAGTCAACCCAGCCGTCCTCCAGCAGGATGCCCTGTTTCCCGATCCCAATTCGAGCGGGAGCTTTGACGCGTTGAACATTCTCGGCTACCGCTTTGGGGCCCCCGTGGAAAACCGCTTCAACACCGCCTTCGTGCGCGTGGACGTGCATCTGGACCGGGCGGACAAGCATACGCTGTTCTGGCGCGGGTCTCTGATGCATGACACGGTGAGCACGGATCCGCAATTTCCAGGGGAGTCATCGAGGCAGACGCTGCTGAACAACAACAAAGGATACGCGATCGGATATACGGCGATCCTAACGCCGCGGATCGTGAACAACTTCCGCTACGGACTCACGCGCATCAGCGACAAGTCCAGCGGCATCCGAAATCAAGAGTTTGTAAACTTTCGGTTCATAGACGACCTCCAGGGATATGAGACGGGTGAAGTCTATAATAAGACCAACGGGCGCATCCTGCCGCAGCACCATTTCCGCGACGACGTGAGCTGGACAAGGGGAGTGCACGAATTCAGCTTCGGCGGGGAGATGCGCTTCACGCGCAACGCTACGTTCAACAACTCGAATTCCTACCACCAGTTCCTGATCAACCCATCCTGGATGGCGGACGGGGCGCGGGCCATCGAACCGGGGAATGGGAACTGCGACCGGGCCGGATGCTTCGCGGTTCCCGCCAACGCAAGTGGCCGTTCGTTCCGCGACGCCCTGACTCAGTTGCTCGGGCCCATTACGGAGATCACCGCCTCCTACAATTTCGACAAGACGGGAGCCACGCTGCCGGAGGGACAACCGGTAGAGAGAAGGTTTGCGGTAAACGAATACGAACTCTATGCGCAGGACCGCTGGCGTATGCGATCTGACCTGACCCTGACGTTTGGGCTGCGCTACTACCTCCCTTCGCCGCCGTGGGAGACTAATGGCAATCAGGTTGTTCCCACACCCAGCCTGAACACATGGATGACCTGCCGCGAACAGGCCATGAACAAGGGCCTGCCGACCTCTTCGTGCGGGCTTATCTCCCTTGATCTGGGGGGACCCGCCAACGGCAAGCCCGGATATTACAGCTGGGACAAAAATAATTTCTCGCCGCGGGCCGCCTTTGCCTGGACGCCCAGGTTCAAGGACGGGTTGCTGGGCAAAATCTTCGCGGATGGCAAGATGTCCATCCGGGGCGGCTATGGACTGGTATACGACCGCATCGGAAACGGCCTTGCGACTTCTTTCGACCAGACCGGATCGTTCGGGCTTTCGACCAACATCGACAGTCAGCTGGGCGGATGCGGTTTTAGTGCCACGGACTCTTCCTCGACCGGGGGAGTTGCCTGTGCCCGCTACAGCGGTCCTTTTGACACAGCCGCGGCCAAGGCGCAAAGTCTGCAGCCCTCTCCCGGCGGAGGATTCCCCACCACCCCGCCCTCGGGATTGCTGACCGTGACCGCGGGTCTGGATGACAAGATTCGCACGCCGTACGCGCACACGTTTGATTTTTCGATTGCGCGGCAGATGCCCTGGAACATGACGCTCGAAGCAGCCTATGTGGGCCGCCGCGGACGCAAGTTGAGCATGATTCGCGATTACGGCATGCCCGCGGATATGAAGGATCCCGCCACGGGTGTCAGTGCCTTGCAAGCTGCCCGCGGTTTGGTTGGCTATGCCGAACAGCACGCCAACGATCCGTACCAGGGGCTGCTGACCATCGGCTCTATTCCCTATTGGCAGGATATCTTCCCGGCCTTTGGCCCCACTGGGATCAATGGGGGCTGTCTGCAATTTAATGTCTTCGGCCTCACGACCAATGCGGACAGTTCTCCCGTCGGGTCGGGGGGGCTGCCCTGCGGCTACTCGGCAACGCAGGTGGCTTATGACTACATGATCGGCTATCACGGAACGGCCGCAGGCGGGTCGGGTTTCGGCGCCAGCACGTTCTGGCAGGATGTGGACTACGGCGGGCTTTATATAGCAAATTCGGGAATGCCAGCTTATCCGACCTGCGCCTCCGGGACAGATCTGAATGGCGACGGATTCAAGGACTGCCCCAACAGCTATTTCCCAGCCCAATACGTAAACCTGCACACGTGGACGACCATCGGATGGTCGGAATATCATGCCTTGCAGCTGAACCTGCGCAAGCAGACCACCCACGGCATTTCCTTCGTCCTGAACTACACGTTCTCGAAGTCGCTGGATACATCCTCGACTCCGGAGCGCCAGGACATTATTGGCGGGGCCTGGACGGGCGGGTACACGGGAACCACCATTAATGCCTGGGATATCGCGCAGGAGTATTCCTACTCGGACTTCGATTCGCGGCACCAGTTGAACGGGTACTACATCGTTGATCTGCCGTTCGGCAGCGGGAAGAGGCTGGGCGGGTCGGCTGCGGGCTGGCTGAACCAGATCATCGGCGACTGGCAGATCTCCGGGATCGTGCACGCCAACAGCGGACTACCGGCGAATATCGTCAACGGGCGGACGTGGCCCACGAACTGGGATCTCCAAGGGAACGCCACCTGCGCGCCCGCCGGGGCATATCCCTTCGGGCTGGCCACCGGCCCGTGCCCGGCGACACAAAACGTGCATGGACCGAAGCCGAACATGTTCGCCAATCCGAGTGCGGCACTGGCCATGTTCCGCTTCACAGCACCGGGCTTCCGCGGCCAGCGCAACGTTATCCGGGGGGACAAGTATTTCAGCACGGACATGGGCATCAGCAAGAAGTTCAAGCTGCCCCGCGAGGGCATGAGCCTGAACTTCCGGTGGGAGATCTTCAACCTGACCAACTCGGCGTACTTCGATACGGGCGGAAACAATCCGGTGAGCTCCAGCATCGAAGACTCGGCAACGTTTGGCGACTATCACAGCACGCTTGGTTCCTCGCGCCAGATGCAGGCCACGCTGCGGCTGATCTTCTAA
- a CDS encoding RtcB family protein: MPIPRSALQKLDDLRWLVPRNTREGMRTDALIYADEKLLAQILGDLSIDQAINVAFLPGIVGRSLAMPDMHQGYGFPIGGVAATRLSDGVVSPGGVGFDINCGVRLLASNLERDALLARDDYEKNVPKLRTLVNQLFRDIPSGTGAEGPIPVTFPELDDVLARGAAWAVDHGYGEESDTEYCEEHGALSSADPSMVSHLAKKRGRTQLGTLGSGNHFLEVQYVEKIYEPATADVFGLHEGQVVVLIHCGSRGLGHQVCTDFLKTMNEAMRKYNITLPDRQLACVPSQSPEGQAYLGAMAAAANFAWANRQVITHFTRRAFQRILGDAVRLRLVYDVAHNMAKTEHHRFDHSEADILVHRKGATRCFPPGSLFIPAAYRSVGQPVIIPGSMGTASYVLVGTQRAMDETFGTVCHGAGRAMSRTAAKRGRNVRDETQKLEAQGVLLRSETRDGVLEEVPEAYKDIDAVIDVVHRAGLARRVARLKPMGVIKG; this comes from the coding sequence ATGCCCATTCCACGCAGCGCGCTGCAGAAGCTCGACGACTTGCGCTGGCTCGTTCCACGCAACACCCGCGAAGGCATGCGCACCGACGCGCTCATCTACGCCGACGAAAAGCTCCTCGCGCAGATCCTCGGCGATCTCTCCATCGACCAGGCCATCAACGTCGCTTTTCTCCCCGGCATCGTCGGCCGCTCCCTGGCCATGCCCGATATGCACCAAGGCTACGGCTTCCCCATCGGCGGGGTGGCCGCCACGCGCCTCAGCGATGGCGTGGTCTCCCCCGGCGGCGTGGGCTTCGACATCAACTGCGGCGTGCGCCTGCTCGCCAGCAATCTCGAGCGTGACGCCCTCCTGGCCCGCGACGACTACGAAAAGAACGTCCCCAAACTGCGCACCCTCGTCAATCAACTCTTCCGCGACATCCCCTCCGGCACCGGCGCCGAGGGCCCCATCCCCGTCACTTTCCCCGAACTCGACGACGTCCTCGCGCGCGGCGCCGCCTGGGCTGTCGACCACGGCTACGGCGAAGAATCTGACACCGAATACTGCGAGGAGCACGGCGCCCTGTCCAGCGCCGACCCCTCCATGGTCTCCCACCTCGCCAAGAAGCGCGGCCGCACCCAACTCGGCACACTCGGCAGCGGCAACCATTTCCTCGAAGTGCAGTACGTCGAAAAAATCTACGAACCGGCCACCGCCGATGTCTTCGGCCTGCACGAAGGCCAGGTCGTCGTGCTCATCCACTGCGGTTCGCGCGGCCTCGGCCACCAGGTCTGCACCGACTTCCTCAAAACCATGAACGAGGCCATGCGCAAGTACAACATCACCCTGCCCGACCGCCAGCTCGCCTGCGTCCCCTCGCAATCCCCCGAGGGGCAGGCCTACCTCGGCGCCATGGCCGCCGCCGCAAATTTCGCCTGGGCCAACCGCCAGGTCATCACCCACTTCACCCGCCGCGCCTTCCAGCGCATCCTCGGCGACGCCGTGCGCCTGCGCCTCGTCTACGACGTGGCCCACAACATGGCCAAGACCGAACACCACCGCTTCGACCACAGCGAGGCCGACATCTTAGTGCACCGCAAAGGTGCCACCCGCTGTTTCCCCCCCGGCTCACTATTCATCCCCGCCGCGTACCGCAGCGTGGGCCAGCCCGTGATCATTCCCGGCTCGATGGGCACCGCCAGCTACGTCCTCGTCGGTACCCAGCGCGCCATGGATGAAACCTTCGGCACCGTCTGCCACGGCGCCGGCCGCGCCATGTCCCGCACCGCCGCCAAGCGCGGCCGCAACGTCCGCGACGAAACCCAGAAACTCGAAGCCCAGGGCGTCCTCCTGCGCTCGGAAACCCGCGACGGCGTCCTCGAAGAAGTCCCCGAAGCTTACAAGGACATTGACGCCGTCATCGACGTCGTCCACCGCGCCGGCCTCGCGCGCCGCGTCGCCCGCCTCAAGCCCATGGGCGTCATCAAGGGTTAG